In Leopardus geoffroyi isolate Oge1 chromosome D1, O.geoffroyi_Oge1_pat1.0, whole genome shotgun sequence, the genomic stretch TAAAGGCTTTCCTAAACATgcaccaaaagagagagagagaatgagagagaaagaaagaaaaaaaagaaataataaaggaaaatactaaCAACACTGACAAtttaaaccataagagactcttaacgctagagaacaaactgagggttgatggagtgaggtgggtgggggatcgGTTAAATGGATGAcaggtactaaggagggcatttgtgataagcactgggtgttgtatgtaagtgatgaatcactgaattctgctcctgaagccaatattgcactgtctgttaactaactagaacttaaataaaaaaatttaggggtgactgggtggctcagtcagttaagtgtccgacttcagctcaggtcatgatctcactgtgagtccaagcccctcaTAAGGCCCTGTgatgacatctcagagcctggagcctgcttcagattatgtgtctccctctctcttacccgccctccccctcccccgctgctcgcactctgtctctctttctctctctctctctcaaaaatattattaaatgtaagGAAAGCTATTTGACTTTATATgtgatatatcattttttttacacgtttatttattattgagagacagagcatgaacaggggaggggcagagagagagggagacacagaatcagaagcaggctccaggctctgagctgtcagcactgagcccgatgcagggctcaggctcacaaactgcaggattatgacctgagccgaagtcagatacttaaccaactgagccacccaggcaccccggtgatgtatcattttaatcttttaaacgGAGTGTGAaggtgtatgtatatttgtatgtacatgtgtatttgCAGTATGTATGTATTTCCATGGGCATTTCTCCTGCTGTGAGAGTCCATTGCTCGGGACTTGTCAGTTGTAAGGAAACAGCACAGTTCACTGATTGGGAATGCAGGTTCTACCACAAAACTGGAGGGTTTGAATGCAGCTTTTGTAGTTGATGGGTGACCAATAGAGAATTACTTAGCTTTTCTGTGTctagtttttctcatctgtgagctGGTGATACAAATAAAACATATCGTGTTTATGTAaggagtaaataaaatataaaccatttAAAGAATTTCGGACAGTAAACAAGGCTAGCTCATAATATTATGTAATATCCCATTGTACTAAAGGGATCATGGCCTAGATCCCTAGATCCCTGCATGTTAGGAAAACAGCTGTTAAGGAGAAAGCATAGGAACACATGGCTGCAGTGTTTGAGGAGGATGCTTATTCTCACTGTTTTTAccctttggattctttttttttcccttagttgtGACCAggtagttttatatatttacataaatttgcACATTTTGGAAAAATTCCAAACAAGTTCTATTTTAGGCTTTGGAGGGCCTATGGTAGACAGCCatgggtcattaaaaaaaaaaaaagaaacagaggaagacaaattaGGTACATCTAaatatattgagaatttttttataggaaaacctctgaataaagaaatatttacaataatcTTTTCAggcagtttttgttttccttataacTCTCACTGTGGTCACATAAACACAGTGGTCCccttgtttccatttattttctgtggcTATTACTATGATATATACAAGTTAATAATAATGATGTAACAAATATGGTgacagataaacaaataaataaaaaagaagaggacaACAGATTACATCTGCCGTGGCAGGATGGAGGTTGAAACAACAAAGTTCCAGCTAACttgaatattaatatattaatattatatataaaatattatatattattatatattaatattaattgatattcatattaatatattttattagcaTGAAAATACCTTTGCATTCTTTTGCTCTTTGTTCATCCTTTGGGACTGAAACTGTGTTGCTCCAAATTTCAATGTTGAGGCCAAATGTGATAGGAGAGCCTTCTAAAGTATATGGAATGAAAGGCAAAGATAAACATTGGTTTAATTTAATGATGTTAACAACAAGGTAAATATAGTTAATGCATATATGCTGAACTATACATAAAAGTGGCTGAGTGGTAAATTCAGTGGCTGAATGGTTATAACAAAAGTGGCtgagtggttattttttttaccacaatttcaaaaagtgatttttcttgggaaaagaaaaagagaaaagcagcacaATCTCCCTTGATCATACTATGCCTTGTATTCCTTATTATCTaacttttgcttatatttttgttactgaATTATCAAATACATGTTAAACActactatttctactttttatcaCCATTGACTCTTCAAATCTTTTCAGTATCATTTTTATTGCCATGACTGCAATGAAACCAAGGACCCTCTTTTATCCATGCAATGACCTTTTCTCCCAACGCATATCCTTGTCAATTATGGCATTTTGCATAACTtaactataaatatttcttaaaacctctcctttcttttaatgTAAGACTATCTCACTGCTTTTCTTCTTGTGTTCTACTATATCTTAATCATGTACTCTAAACCCCATTCTCAATTTGTTaacttctgatttcttcttctggTTGTCTACATCCCATGTGGGAGAACAAAtcacacacatgcgcgcacacacacacacgcacaccacacacacacacacacacacacacacactacaaatgATACTACTATTAAAATTGTGAATCCTCATCTCAACTTCATACCattcttctaattcttttcaaattctgaGTAGTCTGTCTTCTGCCAACAGACACCTTTTCCCTAACCTTTTGTCCTAGgcttcagcaaaaaaaaaaaaaaaaaaaaaaaaaaaaaaaagaaagaaaagaagagaatacaaaagaaaatgaaataatctatagTTCCCCTAAACTGAAGATTCCTTCACAGGACCATTCTGATCCCTCTGATTTTAACTACCCATTAATTGTCTGAAGTAAGCTTTAGCGTGATGACTTCTTACAGTTCTTTACTCAGTGTACAATGTAGACTTGACCATTATATTCACAATGtccagaaaaatatttgtatgtacTTTCTTTCATGAAGCTGTTACATTGTCTTTTAAGTATGTGATTAAATATTTGTCTCCCTGGACTGAGTTTTTCTTCAAGATAGTAAAACTGATGTCACTTAATCTTTATTATCTGAATATCAGTATCATAGGTGTTTAAAATGAATGGACAAATAGACTCATGCTGACACTCCACACCAACACATTAGCACACCAACACATCACTCTCtcaagagaaatgtaaatgagAAGAGTGATCTTATGTTGACTGTTGAAATGTTGAACTCTGACCTGGGATTGGGAAGATCTTGGTTTAGAAGATCCCAGGATTGATCACTAGGTTAAAGAGAATGAATAAACTGGCTGTCACCCACATCCAAATGAAGAAGGGTGAGTTCAGTGTGACAGGGGACAAGACTGTCACATAGGATTTGTGTATATCTGCACATACAAATTAGCATACTCACACAGTCTTATATCGCCATCCAGGGATGTCTGAGGACAAGAAGATGCTGCCTGTGTCCTCTAGGACAGGTGGTTCAGGTTCTGTCCTGGCCCTGCCTACTCTCACTGTCCAAACCCAGTGGCTAAACAGAACAAAGAGGGAAGCCCTGAAAAGGGAACATTGAGACAGCAAGGGGCGGAGGAGAATCTGGCAGATTAGCTTTTGGTGCCAAATAAGAGGCAATGGGTGTTCACAGCCCCTGCAGTCACTCTAATATCCCTGGTCAGTAGCTTAGTCCTCTCCAGAGGAGTTGCAGAACAGGATTTGGGAGGCTATCACTCAgaatcagtaaaaaaaagaagagtaccTATTTTCTGTAGAAGCCAGATGAAAAAGAGAGGGGAGTGAAAGGCAGAGCCCACCCCGATGAACAGAATCAAGATTTCAACTCTCTAAAAGGATTAAATCTCCCTAATCACCTTACCTACTCTCACATGGAGGACTGGCATGAGCCAAACAGGACACTGGGGTCAGTGATAAAGAAACAAGTTAATGAATGAAGGGAGTTATGGTTTTGGCAGTCTGCTAATCCATATCCTAACAGGCAATTCCCACTGCCATTTACCGAATATTCTGAAGGTTAGGACATCATCTGGGCTATGAGTCCTATTCTACCCCAAGCCAAGAAGCACCGTTTTATAAAATTCCCCAAATTCACCAAAGAACCAGACAGGAGGATTTTCATGGCAGGAAGTCTTTAAGTCTGAGGTCCTAAGAGCTATTGTAAACAGGGCATTCCCTTGAGCCATTCAtgctattaactttttaaaacctttctaCAATAAGAGATTCCCCTTGGGCATTTTTCATTGTAATCACAAAGTGAAATACTTGAACCTTATCTGATAATCATATACTACTGTAGTGTTTCTCAAACCAATCTAAGGACAACTGGTGTCTCTGAATTTTGTCAGCATTTCAAAAATAGAGGTTTCAATAATGATGCTAACATAAAAGACAGCTTACAGAAGTGTATTCTGCATGATCTGGATGATACCCACTAAACTAACTACTGCCAGGGGTTTTCAGAACTCGTGGCTGCCATTGTACCCCAAATGCTTGAAGTCTTATGctaatggggtgggggggaacacaACCCTAAACAGCTTTGGATGCAGTTTAGGATGTGTGACTGTTTAAATGAAGGCTTTATTGTAACTATTCAAGTACAGAAGAGTGGTGTGAGAACAAAGTCAGCATATAACATAGGGCCATATAAACAAGTCCAAAAGAGAATTCTTGATTTCCTCACCAAACTCCTCCCTTCTGGAGTCTTCCTCATCGTCCACAACATTGCTCAGGTCAAAGACTTACGCATAtttcattactctttttttcatcttgtaCATCTAATCTGACCACATTTCTTATCTCCTCTGGCTCTCCATTGCTACAACCCTACTTAAGACCAGCATCTCTACCATGGGCTACTGGAATAGAACTCACTCTTACTGATTGCTTTTCTTGTTTCCATGCTTGTCCACCTACAATCCACGCTCCATACAACACTCAGAGTGACCTTTTAATAGTGTaacatgaacatagggggagggaaagaaaaataagatacaaacagagagggaggcaaaccataagagactctcaaaatacagagaacaaactgaaagttgctggaggggaggtgggtggagggatgggctaaatgggtgttatataggagatatatatatatatatatatatatatatatatatatatatctcaatataTATATCCCCACTTGGAACCTCATAAAGTGACCTTTGGAATAAAGATCTTTGCCAATGTAATTAAGGGAAATTTCAAGACGAAATCCTCCTGGATTGGGGTAAACCCTAAGCCCAGTGACAGATATCCTTTTAAGAAAAGGgatagacacagagacagaggaaagaaggccctatgaggacagaggcagagattggagttatgcTGCCACAAACTAAGGGACACCTCAGCACCAAAAACAGAGGCTTCTGAGGGAACCGAGTCTAcagataccttgatttcagacttctggcctcaagaactatgaatttctgttgttttaaactactaacattgtgataatttgttttggcagccctgggaaactaATAAAACAGCCCTACCAATCTGGTCCTTGCCTGTTTCTGTGAACTCATTCCTTGCCACTCTCCCTGGCACTTATCAGCCTCCCATCACTCTCTCTGACTTTCCTCTCCTCtgatctcaaaaaaaatttattcccaTCCAAACTGTtcacactctgttctctctgcctggaccctcttcccccaaataatgtcttgtttttttcttctgaacaTCCTGGTCACAGCACAAATGTTAATTTCTCTAATATGTAAGGTGTACTTTAACTGAAATCTTATCTTCCCAGAAAGATCTTTCCGGCCACCTGCTCAAAATTGCAACCAACCCttccttgcttttatttcctcataATAACTTATTACCATCAGACATatgtgttttacttattttatcatCTTCTGCTAAAATGTAAGTTCTATGAGTATAGGAATTTTGAACTTCATTTATTCCTGTATGTTCAGCACATAGAagagttctcaataaatattaagtcaATAAATGATTAGAtgttcattgaataaatgaactcaAACTGTGCTATTGAAATCAATGCTCATTGGGTTGATTTTATACAAAAGGAACAGTCATAAACCTGtgacataaatgaaagaaatttaatttcttttaaaaactgaaaaactatttGCTCTAGAAGACGAAGGTAGTACCCAGAATATGGTGGTGACTTCagtacgtatgtatatatatatatgtatgtatgtgtatatatatatatatatatatatatatatatatatgtatatatgtatatggtgtatatagtgtatatatatacacatatatatgtatatggtgtTTTAGTTTCTCACAGGTTATTAGCTGCCTAGCTGCCCCTGCATAGTCATTGGTAGTCTGCTATTCAGTCAGAggctgatgttttcattttaaaatatatatcagtaTCTGTGTTTTCTTACCTTCTTGCCTCCACCAGTTCCCTAATGAGGTCAGATGTATAGTTTTTATGTAACTTAGTGATCCATGGGCACTTTTTCAATGATCATTCTAATTATGTGATATAACTTCTTTTTTACTTAATGGCCGGTAAAGAGGAAGTGGTGAAGTGAGCTTCTGAATGGCCATGAGGCAGCATTATATGTAGAAGTGGATGCTATTCAATTTCAGTTCTGGGTAGTTAATGTAATGCCCCCGATTTtgaatccgagagaccaccaaggagccgataccgatgcaaacgcacgagggtttatttgcaagctccagcttgggcccaagtatacccgacacagtggagcagggacttggacccctaggttaagaggcatagcagttttataggggccagtggccaatgggattgtaacacacacagaaagttgcacagtcatgtcagtccacatgcaggtggccaattgaattacaatttaccctatagtaactgtttgaactagcctatcactctggtcagaattggcgcgcaagtttggcgggcaaaaggcaGGATTTAAGAATTGGCGCCAAGTTTGGtgggcaaaaggcggggtttacattctctggcggttaggggttccgcattcctatatgagctggtttccagtaagggtgtactcagcggcttgactagggtaggggagtgtcttaagcaataagtaggtcatgtggggattatacatgagatggtgggtgtaacacaaaatggagttagtcttgctctgtttgtccaggggtaggggatttttgttcaattccttgggtcccatagttaactgaagaaaatgaaaacattaatttgaaaagatacatgcacccctatgatcattgcagtattatttacagtagccaaggtatggaagcaacctaagtgtccatcaatagatgaatggataaagaagaggtgatatgtGTATCATGGAgttagaggatattatgctaagtaaaataagttagagacagacaaataccatatgatttcacatatatgtggaatttaagaagcgaacaaaaaagaaacaaaacaagtaaacaaaataagacataaacagactcataaatacagagaacaaactggtgattgccagatgggagggaggcaaggggatgggtgaaatatatcaaagggattaagagatacattcgattataaaataaatacatcatgaGATGTaaagtacagtatagggaatatagtcaacaatattgtaataactttgtcaGGTGACAGATGATATCTCCATTTACTGTGGTGAgcattatgtaatatatataaatattaaatcactatgctgtgaacctgaaattaatataatattgtatgttatctatattttaattttaaaaaaggaaaatgctatcATTTATAACATAGCTTCTCTAAGAATCTATAGTGCAAGACCAGTTTTGGTTTCCTTGTATAAGATCGTGCTAGTTACACATAATTCGAAAATGTACCTCACACATGCATAGTGAATCTATTATTGCACATATCTGTTCTCCCATGCAGAATCATTCTGCACACAGGTCATTCAATTCAGCAAGGACATCATGGCACAGAATGAATAGCATTGGATTCTCAGGATAGGCCATGGACATTGAAGCTGGAGCAGCCAGACCTCAATGTGGCAAGCTTGATTTTCATTAGGGACTTATTTTCTCTGGCTCATGCCACACTTCACCCATAATTGCTTTGTTCATAGTCATAAAGCGAGAGCAGAACTCCAAGTTGAAATTTCTCCtggtaaaagataaaatttcccATATTCTTCCCACTGTGTGAAAGGAGGATTTGTCTATGGTGGGCAGCATTCTTCTCTGTATGACAAGAATCCCTAGAAACAGCTGCATGGAGGATAAGGTGGGACAAGTCAGGGGATATTTGTAAGTCTGGCAAATGAAGTACAAAGTAATGGAATATGTTTGTGTCATGGGACTTCTGCCTGGAGAAATAGACAATCATGGGGGAGAAATAGGCAGAACTATGAACAGGCAGAATGTAGTCTCCAGCTATGTTGTCATGACTCACAGGCCCTGCAATCAGGGATGAGAATTGGTAGTGTTTCTACATGCCAATGGTGTGTTGGGTCGATTCCACTTAACACCTGAAGTTAAACCTTCAGCTGAGGGTAGATGTTCATCCAAAGGAGGGGCAGTGTGCATGCTGAACATCAGTGAGTGACTACAAGTATCACCAGTGGTGCTTCTGCTATAAAGAGGTTACagcagttgtttaaaaaaaaaaaaaaaaaaagcttaaggaCCTTTAATCCCACAGAACAATGTATATCTTCTGGAATTGCTTCTCATATATCAGCCTTTCTTTACTACTTCCCCCAAATGAGAACTTAATGGGTACTGGCACCATCAAGCCTGCAGAAATGGGGAGAGCATGTTTGAAGAGGCAACAGCTGTGGTATATTGGTGTCATGTGTGGTATATTGTGATATATTGGTGTGGTATATTGATGCAggaaggttgccttttaattctaATTCCCTCAACACAGCAATTGTCTTTGGAGGGAAAGAGTGTGTGATATATGGAAGGTGTTTGCTGAATATGAGATCCCACAAATTATTGTCTAGGCCAGTAGCTCCCCCATGTGTAGTTGAATTGATGATAGCAGTATTTTGGGACcatacagcaaaacaaaaacaaaatttccataTCAGAACTTTAAGGCTAAAAACAATCATTCATATTTTCTGACAAGAAATTGTAGAGTCTAGCATAATGACATCAGGTAGTATTCCAAGGTTTGTGGATGGCTGTAGATGATGTTAGCATGGGATGAAGCTGACAAGCAGCCATGGAGTTTAGAACCAAAAGGTACTATGTCTGGGTGAAAATGTATTAGTGAACCAGTTATGCAGTGTAAATGAAGATcctcatatatgtgtgtgtgtgtgtgtgtgtgtgtacacatatatatgtatataaatgtatataaatgtatgtataaattgtataaattatatatataatgtatatataaaatgtatataaatgtatatatataaatgtatataatatataaatgtaatttatattataatatataatataatagcaAAAAGCTGTAATGAGGCAAGCAAGCTATAACCACAGAGAATAAGCTTGAGCAAGATGCAGTTGACAAACTTGAAAACATCCTAGATATACAAGGATACATGTATGACCCTTAGTTCTGGATCAGCTTAGAAACAGTTCAAGagaaagctgttaaaaatgtTGAACCACTTTGGAATGTTTTCATTCTCATAGATGTGTATCAATATAAAGATCATTGCCTCTGAGAGGCTCTATCTTCCAAATGCTTTCCTAAATGCCTCCCTTACCTCCTTGTTTCTCAGGCTGTAAATGAATGGGTTCATCATGGATGTTATGACTGAGTAGAACACAGAAATCACCTTATCCCCTTCATTTACCTTCTTGGAATTTGGACACATGTAGGTAAATATAGTTGAGCCATAGAAGAAGACCACAACAATGAGATGAGAACCACAGGTAGAAAAGGCCTTAAGTCTCCCCTCACCTGACTGTATCCGAATCACAGTGGAGATAATATTCCAGTAGGAGAAAAGGATGAGGGAGACAGGACCAAGGAGAATTACTATGCCCATTGCCAAGATGGCCATCTCAGCTTTGTAGGTTTCTTCTGAAGCCAACTTCAAGAGTGCAGGAGGTTcacaaaaataatgattaattATATTCTGTCCATGGTATGAGAGACATAAAGTAAATATTGTGTCTACTAAAGACACAATGGCTCCACTGGCCCAGGACCCTATGATCAGCTGTACACACACCCTctgggtcatgagggtggagtagTGAAGGGGCTTACAGACAgccacatagcggtcataggACATCACTGCTAGGAGGGAACTTTCTGTACACCCAGCTACtaggaaaaaaatcatctgaattGAACACCCAGCAAAGGAAATGGTCTTTCTCATTACCAGCAAGTGGAATAGCATCTGGGGGATGACTGTTGTAGAGAAACAGAGATCAGTAAACGACAGGTTTTTAAGGAAGAAGTACATTGGTGTATGAAGTCTAGAGTCAATATGAATTAGCACTATGATGAGAAAATTCCCACACAGAGTTAGCAGGTAGATGATGAGAAACACTACAAACAGCAGGATTTGGGTCTGCCAATCTGAAGAAAGGCCTAGCAAGATGAATTCAGTCAGATAGGTTTGGTTTTCTGTGCCCATTGGTGTTTATTTCTGTCTACACATCAGCATAAATAAAGGAATCAAAAGTTGACTATGGTGGAAAACCAAATCCTGAAAGTGAAGATCTCATTGTAAGAACAAAtatgttttattgaaaaaatatcttGGAAGCATTTAAGACACTtgattttccaaaatttccatCCTTAATTCTTACGGAAGCTATTTGAAAAAAGATGCTCACATAttatatggatttaaaaaaatatgaagagttCTGCCTTTAGTAGAAAGCCCAGGTTTTTCTTTTATCTAGTTTACTTTTCAATCAGCAGATTTTGACTTTCATTTCACCAAGGAGAGGAACCAAtaattatcttttcctttgtgtttctgagGGATCATTTATCATCCTTTCAAGAAGGAAGGGAATTTTA encodes the following:
- the LOC123602557 gene encoding olfactory receptor 2D3-like, which translates into the protein MGTENQTYLTEFILLGLSSDWQTQILLFVVFLIIYLLTLCGNFLIIVLIHIDSRLHTPMYFFLKNLSFTDLCFSTTVIPQMLFHLLVMRKTISFAGCSIQMIFFLVAGCTESSLLAVMSYDRYVAVCKPLHYSTLMTQRVCVQLIIGSWASGAIVSLVDTIFTLCLSYHGQNIINHYFCEPPALLKLASEETYKAEMAILAMGIVILLGPVSLILFSYWNIISTVIRIQSGEGRLKAFSTCGSHLIVVVFFYGSTIFTYMCPNSKKVNEGDKVISVFYSVITSMMNPFIYSLRNKEVREAFRKAFGR